A region from the Triticum urartu cultivar G1812 chromosome 1, Tu2.1, whole genome shotgun sequence genome encodes:
- the LOC125508283 gene encoding shugoshin-1-like, translating into METAVLAPQQVNPAQAAVPQTRNAAAMAAMRKLGATSARRKTLCDITNLRRPLEAAADEGHQDGSRCADGVDAVARLVKENSDLVKLLEERDKFIELSGAELQNLRLANWQLAQANSQMLAELNLGKNRLKSLQHELTCSRAALKVKSSELEEAKKALKSSRLQQQKSANETARHLAADRAAAAAQLKDGDAEPASDASRAASAKKSTCNASRKRLLRSRSLGPAVAPTKLVAASKERESAQRRKSMRTPQPSGRREDLFEIEDVQLTAGGGDDKKEMSWELDSSVQFPRRSSLGRPLRRATEKVTSYKEMPVNIKLRRP; encoded by the exons ATGGAGACCGCCGTTCTTGCGCCACAGCAGGTCAACCCGGCTCAAGCGGCGGTGCCGCAGACCAGGAACGCGGCGGCCATGGCCGCCATGCGGAAGCTCGGCGCCACCTCGGCGAGGAGGAAGACGCTCTGCGACATCACCAACCTGAGACGGCCGCTGGAGGCGGCGGCCGATGAGGGGCATCAGGACGGGTCGAGGTGCGCGGACGGCGTGGATGCAGTCGCGCGGTTGGTCAAG GAGAACTCGGATCTTGTGAAGCTCCTGGAGGAGAGAGA CAAGTTCATAGAGCTGAGCGGGGCTGAGCTCCAGAATCTGCGGCTGGCAAACTGGCAGCTTGCGCAGGCTAATTCCCAGATGTTAGCA GAGCTAAATCTTGGCAAAAATAGG CTGAAATCGCTACAACATGAGCTTACCTGCTCCAGAGCTGCCCTCAAAGTAAAATCATCGGAACTTGAG GAGGCAAAGAAAGCGCTGAAGAGCAGCAGACTCCAGCAACAGAAGAGCGCGAACGAGACGGCACGCCACTTGGCTGCCGACAGAGCTGCAGCAGCTGCACAGCTCAAGGATGGAGACGCGGAGCCCGCTTCGGATGCGTCGCGTGCCGCCAGTGCCAAGAAGTCTACCTGCAACGCCAGCCGGAAGAGGCTGCTGAGATCTCGAT CTCTGGGACCTGCGGTGGCGCCGACGAAGCTGGTGGCGGCGTCCAAGGAGAGGGAGAGCGCACAGAGGCG CAAGTCCATGAGAACGCCTCAGCCGAGTGGGCGCAGGGAAGACTTGTTCGAGATAGAGGACGTTCAGCTCACCGCCGGCGGTGGAGATGACAAGAAGGAGATGTCGTGGGAGCTGGATTCATCGGTGCAGTTCCCACGCAGGTCGTCGCTGGGGAGGCCGCTCCGGCGGGCCACAGAGAAGGTCACCTCCTACAAGGAGATGCCTGTCAACATTAAGCTTAGGAGGCCCTAA
- the LOC125508294 gene encoding inosine triphosphate pyrophosphatase, which yields MSGAVAAARVLPKAVTFVTGNAKKLEEVRAILGSSIPFQSLKLDLPELQGEPEDISKEKARMAASQINGPVLVEDTCLCFNALKGLPGPYIKWFLEKIGHEGLNNLLIAYEDKSAFAMCIFSLALGPEEEPITFVGKTAGKIVPARGPADFGWDPVFQPDGFEQTYAEMPKSEKNEISHRARALALVKEHFASANYEVQSGLNSFSSTK from the exons ATGTcgggcgcggtggcggcggcgcgagtGCTGCCGAAGGCGGTGACCTTCGTGACGGGCAACGCCAAGAAGCTGGAGGAAGTCCGTGCGATTCTCGGCTCCTCCATCCCCTTCCAGTCCCTCAAACTCGACT TGCCTGAGTTGCAAGGTGAGCCAGAGGACATATCTAAAGAGAAGGCCCGAATGGCTGCATCTCAG ATAAATGGCCCTGTACTTGTCGAGGACACCTGTCTATGTTTCAATGCGCTCAAAGGTTTGCCAG GGCCCTATAT AAAATGGTTTCTAGAGAAGATTGGGCATGAAG GTTTGAACAATTTGTTAATAGCTTATGAAGACAAATCAGCTTTTGCTATGTGCATCTTTTCGCTTGCTCTTGGACCAGAGGAGGAACCGATCACATTTGTTGGAAAAACAGCA GGGAAAATTGTACCTGCCAGAGGCCCTGCTGATTTTGGATGGGACCCTGTATTCCAACCAGATGGATTTGAACAAAC GTATGCTGAGATGCCCAAGTCAGAAAAGAATGAAATATCTCATAGGGCGAGAGCTCTTGCACTGGTGAAAGAGCATTTCGCTTCTGCCAATTATGAAGTTCAGAGTGGCTTGAATTCGTTTTCAAGCACCAAATGA